The DNA region GGCGATCTGCGCGATCTGGCGAGTGCTCTGGGCGTCGTAGAACACGTCGCGAATCGTGAGTCGCCGGCCGTCCTTCTCGCGGAACTGGCCGTTGAGTTGCCAGCCCAGCGCGTCCAGTTCGCGCTTGGCCGCCTCGGCGTCGAAACCGATGCTGTTGTCCTGGTAGCCCTCCTGGCCGGCCAGGTAGATGTGGTTGTTCAGCGGCGCCGGGTTGTCGGTCAGACCACGCTGGGTGATCGCTGCGATCGCCTGCCGGTCGATGCCCTTGGTGACTGCGGCCCGGAGCGCGGGATCGGACAGGATGGAGCCCTCCGCGCCGTTGAACGTGAAGTGATACCAGTTCGGTGCCGGCGCACGCCGGATCGAGACCCCGTCGGTGCGGCGGGCGATTGCCAGGTCGTCCAAGGATGCCAGCCCTACCGCGTCGAGCGCGTTGTTCTGCAGGGCGGGGATCTTGGCCGCGTCGTCGAGCACGGTGTAGGTGATCGAGTCCAGCAGCGGCGGTGTGCCCCACCAGTCCGGGTTGCGGGTCAACGTGATTCGCTGGGCGCCGCGGTCGACCGAGGTGATCATGAAAGGACCGGCCGAGGGCCCCGGACCGTTGAGGAAACCGCGGTTGAAGGCCTCGGGATCGGCTGTCATCGCCTTGGGGGCGAGCATGCTGTTGCCGGCGAACATGCCCCGCCAGTCGGCGAAGTGGCTGGCGAACGTGATGACCGCCTGCCGGTCGTCGACGCCCTTGGTCACCGACGCGACACGCTCGCTGCCGTTGGGGGAGGCGAACAGGTAGGCGTCGTCCTCGCCGCTGGTGGCGTTGATCTGGGCGGCGAAGTCCTCCCAGGTGATCGGCGTGCCGTCGGACCATGTCGCTTGCGGGTTGATCGTGTACGTGACGACCTGCGGCTCGGTGCTGGTCAGCTCGACGCTGGTGAAGTAGTCGCTGTTGACGGTCATCTCCCCGTCCGGCTTGATGAAGAACGCGCGCGGCAGCGTGGTCCGCAGCAGCGCCCCGAGTTCACCGAGGTTGCCGTCGACGTGCAGGTAGTTGAAGTTGGGCGGGAAGCCCGACAACGCGAGCCGCAGGTTGCCGCCCTGGCGCAGCGTGCTCGGGTCCTGCGGGTTGATGTCGGCGGTGGCGCCGATCTCGGCGTTGCCGCCCGCGGACGGAACTTCGGTGTCGCCGCTGGAGCAACCGGCCAGCACCAGGGTGGCCGCCATCGTGATGCCGAGCAGTCGCAGGGTCACACGCCTGAGCGATGGATCGTGCGATCGTGCGTCTGCTCGCGGCCTCAGGTAGGTCATGCCGACCGACTTTAACTGTGATCGGCCAGTGGCTGCGGAACTGCCGCCAGCAACGTGCGGGTGTACTGGTGGCGCGGGTCGGCGAAGACCTGCTCACTGTCACCCTGCTCGACGATCTTGCCCTTCTGCATCACCGCCACTCGATGGGCGAGATGCTTGACGACCGACAGGTCGTGGGACGCGAACAGATACGCCAATCCGAACCGCTCCTGCAGGTCCAGCAGCAGGTTGATGATTCCTGCCTGGATGGACACGTCGAGCGCCGACACCGGTTCGTCGAGCGCCAGGATCTTCGGCTGCAGCGCCAGCGCCCGGGCGATGCCGATGCGCTGCTTCTGCCCTCCGGAGAACTCGGCCGGGTACCTGCCGGCGTCCTCGCGGCGCAATCCCACCACGGTGAGAAGCTCGCCGACCCGATCTTCGGTGTCGAGTTTGTCGAAGCCGTTGGCGTGCAACGGCTCTGCGAGGACGTCGAAGACCGGGAGCCGAGGGTCGAGTGAGGCCACGGGATCCTGGAACACCACCTGCAGGTCGCCCCGGAGTGCTTTGCGGGCGCGTCGGTCCAACGTCGCGACGTCGACGCCGAGCACCTCGATGGTCCCGTCCTGCGGGGCGGTGAGTTCGAGGATCTGGTGCAGCGTCGTCGACTTGCCGGACCCCGATTCGCCGACGATGCCCAGCGTGCGGCCCTGTCGCAGCTCGAAGCCGACGCCGTCGACCGCCCGCACTTCGCCGATGCGGCGGCGCAGCACCACTCCCTTGGTCAGCGGGTATGTCTTGACCAGACCGTCGACACGCAGCACCACCGCCTCGTCGGCGAGGGCATCGGTCTCCGGTGTCGGAGCTGCGGACACGCCGTAGATATCGGCCGCACTGCGATCAGCGACCTGCTCGTTCCTGATGCACGCCACCTGATGGCCGGGTGCGACTGTATCCAGGTCCGGCTCGGCCTCCCGGCACGCGTCGACGGCGAGCGGGCACCGCGGGGCGAACGGGCAGCCCGGGGGCAGTGCCACCAGCGACGGGGGAGCGCCCGGGATCGGCACCAGGCGGGTGCCCTGGGGTGCGTTCAGGCGGGGGACCGAGCCCAGCAGTCCCGCCGTGTAGGGCATCCGGCGGCTGCGGTAGAGATCGGCGACCGGAGCCGTCTCCACGGCCCGGCCCGCGTACATCACCAGTGCGCGGTCGGCGAATTCGGCGACGACGCCGAGATCGTGGGTGATGATCAGCACCCCCGCGCCGGTCACGTCGCGCGCAGTACGCAGCACGTCGAGGATCTGCGCCTGCACTGTGACGTCCAACGCGGTGGTGGGCTCGTCACAGATCAGCAGATCGGGGTCGTTGGCGATCGCGATCGCGATGACGACGCGCTGGCGTTCGCCGCCGGACAATTCGTGCGGGAAGGCGCGGGCCCGCCGCTCCGGCTGGGCGATGCCGACGAGTTCGAGCAGTTCGATCGCGCGGGTGCGCGCTGCCCGCTTGCCGGTGTCGCGGTGGTGGATCTGGATCGCCTCGGCGATCTGGTCACCCACGGTGTAGACCGGCGTCAGCGCCGACATGGGGTCCTGGAACACGGTCCCGATCCTGTTTCCCCGGATGCGCGACATCCGCTGATCGGACAGTCCCAGCAGTTCGTCGCCGTGCAACCGGACCGAGCCGGCCACCTCGGCGTACTCGGGCAGCAGTCCGACGACGGCCATCGCGCCCGCTGATTTCCCGGCGCCGGATTCACCCACCAGGGCCACGACCTCGCCGGCGTCGACGTGGTAGTCCAGCCCGCGCACGGCGGCGACGCGTTCGGCGTCGGTGGGGAACGTCACCGTCAGGCCGCGCACCTCCAGCAGGCTCACTGGTGTCCTCTGCTCTTCGCGCGAGCGCTCATCGCCCGCCCCTTTCGGGTACGACGCGGCGCGGGCCGCGCGCCGGGATCCAGCGCGTCCCGCAGCCCGTCGCCGATCAGGTTGGCGCACAACACGATCAGCACCAGCACCCCGGCCGGGAACAGGAACACCCACGGGAAGGTCGTCACCGACCGGGTGCCGTCGGCGATCAGCGTCCCCAGCGACACATCGGGAGGCTGCACCCCGAAGCCCAGGAAGCTCAGACCGGTCTCCGCCAGAATCGCGATGCCGACGTTGAGCGCGGTGTCGATGATCAGGATCGACGCCACGTTGGGCAGGATGTGGCGGACGATGATGCGCCAGTGACTGACGCCCATATACCGTGCAGCGACCACGAATTCGCGTTCACGCAGGCTCATCGCCATGCCCCGGACCATGCGTGAGCTGATCATCCAACTGAACGCCGCCAGCAGCAGGATCAGCCACAGGATGGTGCCGGACTCCCGGGTGCGGGGGGTGACGATCGCGATCAGGATGAAGCTCGGGATGACGAGCAGCAGGTCGACGATCCACATCGCGGTCCGGTCCCGCCAGCCGCCGAAGTAGCCGGCGATCGCACCGACAGTGGCCGCGATGATCGTCGAGATGAACGCCACGCACACACCGATCAGCAGTGACTTCTGCATCCCGCGCAACGTCTGCGCCAGTAGATCCTGGCCCAGCGCGTTGGTGCCGAACCAGTGCGTGGTGGTGGGGGGCTGCTGCAGCGCGTAGTAGTCCAGATCGCTGTAGGAGTAGGGCAGCAGCGGTGGGATCGCGTAGCAGCCGATGAACAGCACCGCCAACACGATCAGCGACACCACCGCGGGCCTGTTGCGTACGAACCGGCGCAGCACGAGGGTGCGCCGCGACACGAACTGGTACTCGGGCGCGCTCACGAGACACGGACCCTGGGGTCGAGAACCGCGTAGAACACATCCGAGAGCAGTCCCGCGAGCAGGATCGTCGCCCCGGTGAACACCGTGATCGCGGCGATGATGTTGGTGTCCTGGGTCGCGACGCCCTGGATCACCCATTCACCCATGCCGTGCCAGCCGAAGATCTTCTCGACGAACACCGCACCGGTGACCAGGGCGCTGACGCCGTAGGCGAACAGCGTGGCCATCGGGATCAGCGCGGTGCGCAGGCCGTGTTTGAACAGCGCGCGGCGCCGGGTCAGCCCCTTGGCCCGCGCCGTCCGGATGAAGTCCTGGCCCAGCACGTCGAGCATCGCGTTGCGCTGATAGCGGCTGAACCCGGCGATGGACGCCAGCGCGAGGGTAAAGGTGGGCAGCACCAGATGCTGCAGACGGTCGACGAACTGCGGCCAGGCGCCGCCGACCGCATCGGGGGATGTCTCGCCGGTGTACTCGAACACCTGCATGCCGAGGATCGAGTTCACCTTCAGCGCGCCCAGGATCAGCAGGTTGGCGATCACGAAGGTGGGCGTGCTGAGGATCAGCAGCGACGTCACGGTGATCACCCGGTCCGACACCCGGTACTGGCGGATCGCGCCCCACGCGCCCACCACGACCCCGATGACTGTTCCCACCACCGATCCGATGAGCACCAGCCGCAGGCTGACCCCGATGCGTCGCCACAGTTCCTCGGTGACCGGTTGGCCGGTGACCGTGGTGCCGAAGTCCCCCTGAACAGCCCCCGACACCCAGTTCGCGTAACGCAGCGGAATCGGTTTGTCGAGGTCCAGTTCGGCGGCCTTGGCGTCGATGACGGCCTGCGGAGGTCGCGGGTTGCGTTCGAGCAGGCTGTCGAGCGGCTCGAACGTCAGCGAGGTCAGACAGAACGTGAGGAACGACGCCAGACCCAGCAGCACCACGTAGTTGAGGAGCCGACGCGCGAGAAAACGGGTCACCCGGTGACTCCGCCGATGCGCCGCATCCGGACAGGTTATGAGAAATGTGTTGATACAGCCCGTCAGGGTGGCCCCGGCGTGGCTGACCAGCTATCGCGGCGGCGGGGTCCCGGGGTCAGCCGGTCCCGGCGCGCACGGCGGGCCGCCCGGCTGTGGGGCGCCCGGCGCTGGAAACGCCTGATGTGCGGCGGGGCCCAGGTGCGGTGAGGACTGGCCGGTTGCCGCATAGATCGCGGCACCGCCCAGTCCGGCGATGACAGCCGCGATTCCCACAGCAGCGGCCGTCTCGCGCCTGCCCCATCGTCGCGGCGCCTCCGCAGGGCTGCCCCACGCCGGGTCGTCGGACGTCATGTGCTCGGTGCTCATGGAACACCACACTGGCCTCGCTCGATGTGGAGCAGCTGTGAGCCGACCCAGCATCGGATGTGCCCGGATCTTCACAGCCTGCACATAGCTACGGCATAGAGAACCCCTAGGCCGCGGACACATAATGGGTCGGTGGCTGACAACCCTGCACCCGCGGTCGACGACCGCGTCGTGATGCGCCGTGCCGATGGCAGCCCGATCCACGTACTCGTCGTCGACGACGAACCGGTGCTGGCCGAGCTGGTGTCGATGGCGCTGCGATACGAAGGATGGGAGATCACCACCGCAGCCGATGGTGCGTCCGCCGTCGCGCTGGCCCGTGAGACCCCGCCCGATGTGGTGGTGCTCGACGTGATGCTGCCCGACATGAGCGGGCTGGAGGTGCTGCGCAGACTGCGCGAGCAGAAGCCGGGTCTGCCCTTGCTTCTGCTCACCGCGAAGGACTCGGTGGAAGACCGCATCGCCGGCCTGACCGCCGGCGGTGACGACTACGTGACGAAGCCGTTCAGCCTCGAGGAGGTCGTGCTGCGGCTGCGGGCGCTGCTGCGGCGTACCGGGGTGACCACCGAGACGGGCGGCGCCAAGATCGTCGTCGGAGACCTGGTGCTCGACGAGGACAGTCACGAGGTGACGCGTGCCGGCGATCTGATCTCGCTGACCGCCACCGAGTTCGAGCTGCTGCGTTTCATGATGCGCAACGCCAAACGGGTGTTGAGCAAGGCTCAGATCCTGGATCGGGTGTGGAGCTACGACTTCGGCGGCCGATCCAACATCGTCGAGTTGTATGTGTCCTACCTGCGCAAGAAGATCGACAGCGGGCGAGAGCCGATGATCCACACGTTGCGCGGTGCGGGATATGTCCTCAAGCCCGCGCGCTGACCACAGCCGGGCCCTGCTGCGTGATCCACGAAGCTGGACGCTGCGGACGCGCCTGCTGGTCACCCAGGTCCTGCTCCTGGCGGTGGTGTGCGCCGGGATCGGAATCGCGACGGAGTTCGCGCTGCAACGCTTCCTGATGAATCAGCTCGACGAGCAGGTCGTCGAAGCGGGCCAGCGATCGGCGGTGATCTTCGACTTCGGGCCGCCGCCACCGCCGGGCATGGCGCCGCCCATGATGGGGCCGCGCGATCGACGGGCCGGGCCCCGGCCGCCCGTTCCCGGTCGACCCCCGGTCATCGGTGAGATCGACGACGGACCCGGGCCGGAGTTCCTGAACGCACCGGGGCAGGCGATCCGCACCGTCGGTGCCGTCGTCGTCGAAGGCACCGCTGCGCAGGCAGGTGTCATCACGGCCGACGGTGCCCGCGCCGAGATCTCCAGCGCCGCAGCCGAACAGCTCGCCGAACAACCCGCCGACATGCGGCCCAGGACAGTCGATCTCGACGGGCTCGGCCGCTATCGCGTGGTGAGCTCGGTGGTTCATCACCCGGGCCAGACCATCGTCACGGGCCTGCCCACCGCCGACGTCGACGACACCTTGCTGTGGGTGTTCGTCATCTTCTGCGTCGTCGGGGCCATTGCTCTGGTCGCTGCGGGCGCGGCGGGGGTTGTCATCGTCCGTCGCCAACTCGAGCCGCTGGCAAGGGTTTCCGCTGCCGCCCAACAGGTCGCCGATCTGGAGCTCGACCGCGGCGAGGTGCGGCTGCCCACTCCGATCGTCAAGGTCGATCCGGCCGCCGCCCACACCGAGATCGGACAGCTGTCCGCCGCGCTGAACCGGATGCTCGACCGCATCGCCGCGGCGCTGTCGGCGCGGCATGCCAGCGAGACGCGGGTGCGGCAGTTCGTCGCCGACGCCAGCCACGAGTTACGTACCCCGTTGGCGGCCATCCGCGGATATACCGAACTGGCACAACGGAAACAGCGGGAGCTTCCCGACGACGTCGCCCACGCGATGAACCGTGTCGAGTCCGAAACCGAACGGATGACCCAACTCGTCGAGGATCTGCTGCTGCTGGCCCGCCTGGACGCCGGGCGGCCACTGCAACAGGAAGCGGTCGACCTGACCAGGCTCGTCGTGGATGCGGTCAGCGACGCGCACATCGCCGGGCCCGACCATGTGTGGGAACTGGATCTGCCCGACGAACCCGTCGTTGTCGCAGGAGATGAAGCGCGCCTGCACCAGGTGCTGGCCAACCTGCTGGCCAATGCGCGCACCCACACACCGCCGGGCACGTCGGTGACGACATCGCTCGCCGTCGGCGACAGGGCCGAGGTGGTCCTGACGGTCCTCGACGACGGGCCCGGCATCCCGGCCTGGCTGCAACCCGATGTCTTCGAGCGCTTCGCCCGGGGCGACTCGTCGCGCTCCCGGCGCGGTGGCAGCACCGGCCTGGGGCTGGCGATCGTCGACGCGGTGGTGCGGGCACACGCCGGCACGATCGAGGTGCAGAGCGTGCCGGGTAGAACACAATTTGTCGTGAGGTTGTCCGGCGATCCACAGTCGACTCACAGCGGAGACCAATCGGGCACCTAGCGCGGCCTTCGATGCTCGACTGGTGACCCTTCTCCTTTCTGCCGACCGGACACAGAATCGCGCAGAAAGCACACCCCGCAGGCATTTTCCCGTCTCTCCTGCACGGGTCGGGTTCGTCCTGCTGCTGCTCGGTACGGGGCTTCTCTACCTGTGGAATCTCGGTGCCGGCGGATGGGCCAACGCCTACTACTCGGCTGCCGTGCAGGCCGGCGCGAGCGACGGTACAGCGATGCTGTTCGGCTCCAGCGACGCCGCCAACGCCATCACCGTGGACAAGACGCCGGCCGCGTTGTGGGTGATGGATGCCTCAGTGCGCCTGTTCGGACTCAACCCGTGGGCCGTGCTGGCGCCGCAGGCCGTGATGGGGGTGGCCGCGGTCGCGGTGCTCTACGCCGCGGTGCGGCGCGCCAGTGGAACCTCCGCGGCGCTTCTGGCGGGTGTGGTCTTCGCGCTGACGCCTGTGGCGGCGTTGATATTCCGCTTCAACAACCCGGATGCGCTGCTGGTTCTACTGCTCGTCGTGGCTGCGTACTGCACCCAGCGCGCGTGCGAGGAGAATGCGAGCCGATGGTGGTTGATCGCTGCGGGGGCGGCGGTCGGTGTCGGCTTCCTGGCCAAGATGCTGCAGGCGCTGCTGGTGCTGCCCGCACTCGCCGCGGCCTATGTGGTGGCCGGCCCCGCGCAGCTGGGTCGACGGATCATCGACACCGCGGCCGCCGGCGCTGCCGTTGTGGTGTCCGCCGGGTGGTACCTGCTGCTGGTGGAGCTGTGGCCGACGTCGTCGCGGCCGTACATCGGTGGGTCGCAGCACAACAGCATCATCGAACTCACGCTGGGCTACAACGGATTCGGCCGTCTGACCGGTGACGAGCCGGGTGGTCTGGGCAACCTCAACCACGACGTCGGCTGGGGGAGGCTGTTCGGTTCGAGCATGGGCGCGGACATCGCGTGGCTCCTGCCCGCCGCGGTGATCTGCATCGCCGCCGGATTCGTCATCACCCGCCGCGGACCGCGCACCGACCTCACCCGGGCAGCCCTGATCATCTGGGCGGGCTGGCTCGCCGTGACCGCGCTGGTGTTCAGCTACATGAACGGCATCGTCCACCCGTACTACACGGTGGCACTCGCGCCTGCCATCGCCGCCGGAATCGGCATCGGTGCCACCCTGCTGTGGCAGCGCCGTGACGACATCCGTGCCAGAACCGCACTGTCGGGAGCTGTGCTCGTCACCACGATCCTGGCGGCGGTGCTGCTGTCGCGCCACAGCGAGTGGATGCCGTGGCTTCGGGCGGCCATCGGCGTCGCCGGGGTGGGCGCGGCCGCACTGATACTGGTGGCGGGCAGGTTGAGCGAAGCGCTCACCCGATCGGTCGCCGGTCTCGCGGTGGTGGCGTGCCTCGCCGCTCCGGCCGCGTACTCGCTTGCCACCGCGTCGACACCACACAGCGGAGCGATCCCCTCGGTCGGGCCGTCGCGAGGACTCGGCCCCGGCGGCGGTTTCGGCGGCGGGCTGCTCAGTGCACCGACTCCGCACCCTGATCTGGCGCGGCTGCTGTCCACCGATGCAGACCGATTCACCTGGGCCGCAGCGGTCATCGGGTCCAACAACGCCGCGGGATACCAACTGTCCGCCGGAGTGCCGGTGATGGCCGTCGGCGGGTTCAACGGCACCGATCCGTCGCCGACCCTCGACCAGTTCGTCCGCTTGGTCGACGAGGGTCAGATCCACTACTTCATCGAAGGCCGGATGATGATGGCACGGGGGAGCGCCGAGGGCGCAACCGCCTCGGCGGCGATCCGCGAGTGGGTCCAGGCACGCTACCCGGCGCAGACCGTGAACGGTGCAGTGGTCTACGACCTCACCGAACCCGGTGTCATCTCACAGCCGGTGCATAGCTCGGGCCAACGGTGAGCACACCTGCCCGACCGACCATTGACGACATGACACACTCCGCCCTCGAGTTGAACTGCGTTCGACGCCCTTTCGGCCCACGGCCGAACGCCGCCCGCGCGCCGCGCGCCGCCGGTGCGCCCGTCCTGGATGTCGTCGTCCCCGTCTACAACGAGCAGGCCGCGCTGGCGGATTCGGTGCACCGCCTGCATCGCTACCTGCGGGATGCGATCCCCTTCCCGGCCCGGATCACCATCGCCGACAACGCGAGCGTCGACGACACCCCGCGGATCGCCGCCGAACTCGCCACCGAGTTGACCGACGTGCGCGTGGTGCGACTGGAACAGAAAGGGCGCGGGCGGGCACTGCATCAGGTGTGGTCGCAGTCCGATGCAGCCGTGCTGGTGTACATGGACGTCGACCTGTCCACCGACCTCGCGGCGCTCGCCCCGCTGGTGGCGCCGCTGATCTCCGGTCATTCGGACCTCGCGATCGGCACCCGACTCGGCCGCGGAGCGCGCGTCCGCCGCGGACCCAAGCGCGAATTCATCTCCCGCTGCTACAACCTGATCCTGAAATCCACACTGTCCACCGGATTCTCGGACGCACAGTGTGGTTTCAAGGCGATCCGCGCCGATGTCGCCGCCCGACTGCTGCCGTTCGTCGAGGACACCGGCTGGTTCTTCGACACCGAGCTGTTGGTGGTCGCGGAGCGCAGCGGGCTGCGGATTCACGAGGTCCCTGTGGACTGGGTGGACGATCCCGACAGCCGCGTCGACATCGTCGCGACCGCGGCGGCCGACCTCCGCGGCATCGGGCGGCTGCTGCGCGGCTTCACCACCGGTACGATCCCCGTCAACACCATCGCCGCCCAGCTCGGCCTGTCCAGCGGTGCGGCCGCGCCCGGCTCATTACTGCGGCAGGTGGTCCGGTTCGGCGCAGTCGGGGTGGCATCCACCGCCGCGTATGTGCTGCTGTTCATCCTGATGCAGGGCTGGGCCGGCGCACAGTTGGCGAACCTGATCGCGCTGTTGCTCACCGCGATCGCCAACACCGCGGCCAACAGGCGCTTCACCTTCGGCGTCGCGGGCAGCCCTCACCTGGCACGCCACCATATGGAGGGCCTGATCGTCTTCGGTATCGCGCTGTCGATCACCAGTGGTGCACTGGGTCTGCTGCATGCCACCACACCGGCGCCGCATCACATGGTCGAGCTCGCGGTGCTGGTCGCCGCGAACCTGCTCGCCACCGCCGTGCGCTTTGTTCTCCTGCGCGGCTGGGTGTTTCACCCCCGCCGCACCAACACAGAAGGAAACCGCCGATGACACTCACCGCTGACGCAGCTGTGCGTACCCGCGCAGATTCACCTCCGAGAGCAGGTCTTCCCGGCCGGATCTTCTTCGGGGACGGCACGCAACCGCGCTGGGTACGACCCGCTCTGCTTGTTCTGCTGGCCGCCACAGCGGTGCTCTATCTGTGGGATCTGGGCTCCTCGGGCTGGGCCAACGAGTACTACGCGGCGGCCGCGCAGGCGGGCACGCAGGACTGGAAAGCCTGGCTGTTCGGATCACTGGACTCCGGCAACGCGATCACGGTCGACAAGCCGCCCGCCGCCCTGTGGCTGATGGCGTTGTCGGGCAGGTTGTTCGGGTTCAGTCCGTTCACGATGCTGTTGCCGCAGGCGTTGATGGGGGTGGCCGCCGCCGGTGTCCTGTATGCCGCCGTGCGCCGGGTCAGCGGACCCGGTGCCGGACTCGTCGCCGGCGTCGTTCTGGCCGCTACTCCGGTGGCCGCCCTGATGTTCCGCTACAACAATCCGGACGCGTTGCTGGTGCTGCTGCTGGTGATCGCCGGCTACTTCATGGTGCGTGCCATCGAAACGGCGGGCACCCGCTGGCTGGTCCTGGTGGGGGTGGTTCTGGGGTTCGCGTTCCTGACCAAGATGCTGCAGGCCGTTCTCGTCGTTCCGGGATTCGCGCTGGCGTTCCTGGTGGCGGCGCCGGTTGCCCTGTGGCCGCGCATCCGCAAGCTGCTGTTGGCGGCCGGTGCGATGATCGCCACCGCGGGGTCGTTCCTGGCGATGGTCAGCTTCTGGCCAGCCGATTCCCGGCCGTACATCGGTGGTTCGACAGACAACAGCCTGGTGCAGCTGGCATTGGGCTACAACGGAATCCAGCGAGTGACCGGCGGTGGAGGCGGCCCGGGCGGCGGTCCCGGCGGTGGAGGCGGGCCCAGTGGCCCCGGTGGGGCGGGCAACCTGTTCTTCGGCGGCGACCCCGGAATCGGAAGGCTCTTCGGCGCATCGATGGGTGCGGAGGCGTCCTGGCTGTTGCCGGCCGCGCTGATCGGGCTGGTGGCGGGACTGTGGTTCACCCGCCGCGCCGTGCGGACCTCTGCCGTGCGGGCCAACCTGCTGCTCTGGGGTGGTTGGCTGCTGGTGACCGGTGCTGTCTTCAGCTTCATGGACGGCATCATCCACCCGTATTACACGGTGGCGTTGGCACCCGCGATCGCCGCGCTGGTCGGAATCTCGGTGATCGAACTCTGGCGGGGCAGAACCCATCTGGCGCCCCGACTGGTGCTGGCGGCGATGTCCGCGGCGACCGGCGTGTGGGCGTTCATCCTTCTGGACCGCACCCCCGAGTGGCTGCCGTGGCTGCGATGGGTGGTGCTGATCGGTGCCGTGCTGGTGGCGGCGGTGACCGCGGCCGGGGTGCACAAGCTCGGTCGTGCCGCCGCGGTGGTGGCCACCGCGGCGATCCTCTTCGGAGCTGCGGCACCCGCGGCGTTCGCGATCGAGACCGCCCTGCAATCCCACAACGGGCCGATGGCGATGTCGGGCCCTGCGACGACCGATGGCGGTCCGGGCTTCCCCGGAGGACCCGAAGGACCCGGAGGACCCGGAGGACCCGGTGGTCGTGTGCCCGGTGAGTCGGTGTCGGACAACGCAGAGTTACAGGAACTCGTGAACGCGGCTGACAACCGCTGGGCGGCAGCAACCGTCGGGTCGATGTCGGCAGGGAGTCTCGAACTGGCGACGGGCGCGTCGGTGATGGCGATCGGCGGGTTCACCGGCGGCGACGACTCGCCGACCCTCGAGCAGTTCCAGGCTTATGTGGCCGACGGCGAGGTGGGCTACTTCGTCGCCGGCGGCCATGGTGGGCCCGGGGGTGGTTCCGGTTCGTCGAGCGAGATCACCTCGTGGGTCGAGCAGAGCTTCACCCCGATCGATGTCGGCGGGAGCACTGTCTACGACCTGCAGGACTGAGCGACCCGGCCGGATCGGGTCGAAAGGATCTGGGTGATTCGCACTCGTGACTTCTCCTGATCACGCTGCTAACTTGCGGCCATGACGGTCACAGACGAGTACCTGAAGAACAACGAGGAGTACGCCAAGTCGTTCGAGGGGCCATTGCCGCTGCCACCGAGCAAGCATGTGGCGGTGATCGCGTGCATGGACGCCCGCCTGGATGTCTACCGAATACTGGGTCTTCACGATGGTGAGGCACACGTCATCCGCAATGCCGGAGGCGTCGTCACCGACGACGAGATCCGCTCGCTGGCGATCAGCCAGCGACTGCTCGGGACCAGGGAGATCATCCTCATCCACCACACCGATTGCGGAATGCTGACTTTCACCGACGACGAGTTCAAGCGGGCCATCCAGGAAGAGACCGGCCTCAAGCCCGAGTGGGCGGCCGAGTCCTTCCCGGATGTCGAGGAGGATGTGCGCCAGTCACTGCGCCGCATCGAGGCCAGCCCGTTTGTCACCAAGCACGAATCGCTGCGGGGTTTCGTCTTCGACGTCGCCACCGGACAGTTGAACGAAGTCGCTGCTTAGGCAGGCCTCCGCCACGTTCGGCGCGCCTGCGGCGCCGGAATCGGGCCGACGTTGACACGACCACCAACGCTCGCTAAATTGCAGGGCATGATTGCTAACTTGGTCATTTCTACCAACTTTACGGAGAAATGATGACGGTGACCGAGGAGCTCGTCCAGAACGCGGGCCGCTACGAGTTGAGCCACCTGCGCGCGTTGGAGGCCGAGGCCATCCACATCATCCGGGAGGTGGCCGCGGAGTTCGAGAAGCCGGTGCTGCTGTTCTCCGGTGG from Mycobacterium sp. DL includes:
- a CDS encoding carbonic anhydrase — translated: MTVTDEYLKNNEEYAKSFEGPLPLPPSKHVAVIACMDARLDVYRILGLHDGEAHVIRNAGGVVTDDEIRSLAISQRLLGTREIILIHHTDCGMLTFTDDEFKRAIQEETGLKPEWAAESFPDVEEDVRQSLRRIEASPFVTKHESLRGFVFDVATGQLNEVAA
- a CDS encoding glycosyltransferase family 39 protein — protein: MTLTADAAVRTRADSPPRAGLPGRIFFGDGTQPRWVRPALLVLLAATAVLYLWDLGSSGWANEYYAAAAQAGTQDWKAWLFGSLDSGNAITVDKPPAALWLMALSGRLFGFSPFTMLLPQALMGVAAAGVLYAAVRRVSGPGAGLVAGVVLAATPVAALMFRYNNPDALLVLLLVIAGYFMVRAIETAGTRWLVLVGVVLGFAFLTKMLQAVLVVPGFALAFLVAAPVALWPRIRKLLLAAGAMIATAGSFLAMVSFWPADSRPYIGGSTDNSLVQLALGYNGIQRVTGGGGGPGGGPGGGGGPSGPGGAGNLFFGGDPGIGRLFGASMGAEASWLLPAALIGLVAGLWFTRRAVRTSAVRANLLLWGGWLLVTGAVFSFMDGIIHPYYTVALAPAIAALVGISVIELWRGRTHLAPRLVLAAMSAATGVWAFILLDRTPEWLPWLRWVVLIGAVLVAAVTAAGVHKLGRAAAVVATAAILFGAAAPAAFAIETALQSHNGPMAMSGPATTDGGPGFPGGPEGPGGPGGPGGRVPGESVSDNAELQELVNAADNRWAAATVGSMSAGSLELATGASVMAIGGFTGGDDSPTLEQFQAYVADGEVGYFVAGGHGGPGGGSGSSSEITSWVEQSFTPIDVGGSTVYDLQD